In one Oscillospiraceae bacterium genomic region, the following are encoded:
- the dnaA gene encoding chromosomal replication initiator protein DnaA, with product MNSPADIWAKVLSLMENEMTATTINTWFDDARAVSLDADKFVLHTPSNFKRDIILSRYLPAVQKALHELFSADFEVVVLGEGELEDFSKGEDAAFLPGTEEYTFERFVVGSSNKFAHAAALAVAENPAHSYNPLFIYGESGLGKTHLLYAIAHRIHRDHPDYRILYIKGDAFTNELIQAIREGRNAEFREKYRYADVFLMDDVQFIAGKESSQEEMFHTFNTLYEAGRQIVFTADRPPKEMLRLDDRLRTRFEWGLPVDIQPPDYETRVAIIKNKAIRRGMNLPDPVLQYIADNITSNVRQIEGTVNKILAFQELMGESVDVDVVTKAVKDMFKDKADFLPSPDVIIEEVCKFYSIENDALRGQGRTKDTALARQIAMYEIRRMTNLSLKEIGREFENRDHTTVMHSIERVEKLMKQSPEVAEVIKDINTNINARYE from the coding sequence CTGGGCCAAGGTGCTCTCCCTGATGGAGAACGAGATGACCGCCACAACCATCAACACCTGGTTTGACGACGCCCGGGCGGTCTCGCTGGACGCCGACAAATTCGTCCTGCACACCCCCTCCAATTTTAAGCGGGACATTATCCTCTCCCGCTATCTGCCCGCCGTGCAGAAGGCGCTGCACGAGCTGTTCTCTGCCGACTTCGAGGTGGTGGTGCTGGGCGAGGGGGAGTTGGAGGACTTTTCCAAGGGCGAGGACGCGGCCTTTCTGCCCGGCACGGAGGAGTACACCTTCGAGCGCTTCGTGGTGGGCTCGTCCAACAAATTCGCCCACGCCGCCGCCCTGGCGGTGGCGGAGAACCCGGCCCACAGCTACAACCCGCTGTTCATCTACGGTGAATCCGGCCTGGGCAAGACCCATCTGCTCTACGCCATCGCCCACCGCATCCACCGGGATCACCCGGACTACCGCATCCTCTACATCAAGGGAGACGCCTTCACCAACGAGCTGATCCAGGCCATCCGGGAGGGGCGCAACGCGGAGTTTCGGGAGAAGTACCGCTACGCCGACGTGTTTCTGATGGACGACGTGCAGTTCATCGCGGGCAAGGAGAGCTCCCAGGAGGAGATGTTCCACACCTTCAACACCCTCTACGAGGCCGGGCGGCAGATCGTCTTCACCGCCGACCGCCCCCCCAAGGAGATGCTGCGCCTGGACGACCGGCTGCGCACCCGCTTTGAGTGGGGCCTGCCCGTGGACATCCAGCCCCCCGACTACGAGACCCGGGTGGCCATCATCAAAAACAAGGCCATCCGCCGGGGCATGAACCTGCCCGACCCCGTTTTGCAGTACATCGCCGACAACATCACCTCCAACGTGCGCCAGATCGAGGGCACGGTGAACAAGATTCTGGCCTTTCAGGAGCTGATGGGGGAGAGCGTGGACGTGGACGTGGTGACCAAAGCCGTAAAGGACATGTTCAAGGACAAGGCGGACTTCCTGCCCTCGCCCGACGTGATCATCGAGGAGGTCTGCAAGTTCTACTCCATCGAGAACGACGCCCTCCGGGGCCAGGGCCGCACCAAGGACACCGCGCTGGCCCGCCAGATCGCCATGTACGAGATCCGGCGCATGACCAATTTGTCCCTGAAGGAGATCGGCCGGGAGTTTGAAAACCGGGACCACACCACGGTGATGCACTCCATCGAACGGGTGGAGAAGCTGATGAAGCAGAGCCCCGAGGTGGCCGAGGTCATCAAGGACATCAACACCAACATCAACGCCCGCTACGAGTAG
- the dnaN gene encoding DNA polymerase III subunit beta, protein MKFSCEKALLQAAISTASRAVSPKSSIPALEGILLEADRELRLTGYNLETGIRTTVPADIAQGGTLVLGARLFGEIIRKLPDDVVVFSAENYMVNIKCGMSEFNILGTDPEEFPELPTVEYQNSFTLPQTKLKAMIGQTLFAVSDNESRPIHTGSLFEVDEAGLTIVSVDGYRLALRHEAIEAKEGSESFSFVVPGAALGEVEKICSDVEEAASVTQGARHVMFKVGSTMLVSRRLEGEFLAYRQAIPRNNSIQVEGDTRALLSSIDRVSLIISDKLKSPLRCVFDENVLKISTKTAIGDAADVCPLSGDGGGLEIGFNNKYLMDALKAAPADRVRLELTTGVSPCVILPAEGEENFLYMVLPVRLKAGE, encoded by the coding sequence ATGAAATTCAGCTGTGAAAAGGCCCTTTTACAGGCGGCCATCTCCACCGCATCCAGGGCGGTGTCCCCAAAGAGCTCCATCCCCGCGCTGGAGGGCATCCTGCTGGAGGCCGACCGGGAACTGCGCCTGACCGGCTACAACCTGGAGACCGGCATCCGCACCACCGTGCCCGCCGACATCGCCCAGGGCGGCACCCTGGTGCTGGGCGCGCGCCTCTTCGGCGAGATCATCCGCAAGCTGCCCGACGACGTGGTGGTGTTCAGCGCGGAGAACTATATGGTCAACATCAAGTGCGGCATGAGTGAGTTCAACATTCTGGGCACCGACCCGGAGGAGTTCCCCGAGCTGCCCACCGTGGAGTACCAGAACTCCTTCACCCTGCCCCAGACTAAGCTGAAGGCCATGATCGGCCAGACCCTCTTCGCCGTCAGCGACAACGAGAGCCGCCCCATCCACACCGGCTCCCTCTTTGAGGTGGATGAGGCGGGGCTGACCATCGTGTCGGTGGACGGCTACCGCCTGGCCCTGCGCCATGAGGCCATCGAGGCCAAGGAGGGCAGCGAGTCCTTCTCCTTCGTGGTGCCCGGCGCCGCCCTGGGCGAGGTGGAGAAAATCTGCTCCGACGTGGAGGAGGCCGCCAGCGTCACCCAGGGCGCCCGGCACGTGATGTTCAAGGTGGGCTCCACCATGCTGGTCTCCCGCCGGCTGGAGGGGGAGTTTCTGGCCTACCGGCAGGCCATCCCCCGCAACAACTCCATCCAGGTGGAGGGGGATACCCGCGCCCTGCTGTCCTCCATCGACCGTGTGAGCCTCATTATCTCGGACAAGCTGAAAAGCCCCCTACGCTGCGTGTTTGACGAAAACGTGCTGAAGATCAGCACCAAGACCGCCATCGGCGACGCGGCCGACGTGTGCCCCCTGTCCGGGGACGGCGGCGGGCTGGAGATCGGCTTCAACAACAAGTACCTGATGGACGCCCTCAAGGCCGCCCCCGCCGACCGGGTGCGGCTGGAGCTGACCACCGGGGTCTCCCCCTGCGTAATCCTGCCCGCCGAGGGGGAGGAGAATTTCCTCTACATGGTGCTGCCCGTGCGCCTGAAGGCGGGGGAGTAG
- a CDS encoding RNA-binding protein — protein MEPREVKIHTEFIKLEGLLKFEGEAETGGEAKAMIQSGLVKVNGEVCTQRGRKLRPGDEVALAGAVLKLV, from the coding sequence ATGGAGCCGCGTGAGGTCAAGATCCACACCGAGTTTATCAAGCTGGAGGGCCTTTTGAAGTTCGAGGGAGAGGCCGAGACCGGCGGGGAGGCCAAGGCCATGATCCAGTCCGGCCTGGTGAAGGTCAACGGCGAGGTGTGCACCCAGCGGGGGCGCAAGCTGCGCCCCGGGGACGAGGTGGCCCTGGCAGGGGCCGTTTTGAAGCTGGTATGA
- the recF gene encoding DNA replication and repair protein RecF, whose translation MIIRSVSLDFFRNYAHVDAAFHPRFNVIYGENAQGKTNLLEALGYLSTAKSHRARFDRELIYFGVDSAFVKGEISARERDFTLEARLHRGQRRQLFSNGVRLKTAGELSGVLNTVLFCPEDLQLIRAGAAERRAFLDDCICQLRPRYAEALAEYRRLYEHKTRILRDWEEKPSLLDTLDEFNLRMAQVGAVIIHYRAHFVRKLGQFTPPIHQDFSGGREALALHYETVKTVRNPEGGVREILPALLEHQEAHRQAELDSRSCLSGPHKDDLSVEIDGRSARQYASQGQTRTAALSLKLASREIFHEDTGQWPVLLLDDVLSELDERRRDFVLGRISGGQVFITCCEEEGLRGLEQGAVFHVREGAIVS comes from the coding sequence ATGATCATCCGTTCGGTCAGTCTGGACTTTTTCCGCAACTACGCCCACGTGGACGCCGCCTTCCACCCCCGCTTCAACGTGATTTACGGGGAGAACGCCCAGGGCAAGACCAACCTGCTGGAGGCGCTGGGCTACCTCTCCACCGCCAAATCCCACAGGGCCCGCTTTGACCGGGAGCTCATCTACTTCGGCGTGGACTCCGCCTTTGTGAAGGGGGAGATCTCCGCCCGGGAGCGGGACTTCACCCTGGAGGCCCGGCTCCACCGGGGGCAGCGGCGGCAGCTCTTCTCCAACGGGGTGCGGCTCAAGACGGCGGGGGAGCTGTCCGGCGTGCTGAACACCGTGCTCTTCTGCCCGGAGGATCTCCAGCTCATCCGGGCGGGGGCGGCGGAGCGCCGGGCCTTCCTGGACGACTGTATCTGCCAGCTCCGTCCTCGGTACGCCGAGGCGCTGGCCGAGTACCGCCGCCTCTACGAGCACAAGACCCGCATTCTGCGGGACTGGGAGGAGAAGCCCTCCCTGCTGGACACGCTGGACGAGTTCAATCTGCGCATGGCCCAGGTGGGGGCGGTCATCATCCACTACCGGGCCCATTTCGTGCGCAAGCTGGGCCAGTTCACGCCCCCCATCCACCAGGATTTCTCCGGCGGGCGGGAGGCGCTGGCCCTGCACTACGAGACGGTCAAGACGGTGCGCAATCCGGAGGGGGGCGTGCGGGAGATCCTGCCCGCCCTGCTGGAGCACCAGGAGGCCCACCGCCAGGCCGAGCTGGACAGCCGCAGCTGCCTGTCCGGGCCCCACAAGGACGATCTGAGCGTGGAGATCGATGGGCGCAGCGCCCGGCAGTACGCCTCCCAGGGCCAGACCCGGACGGCGGCCCTCTCCCTCAAGCTGGCTTCCCGGGAAATCTTCCACGAGGACACCGGCCAGTGGCCGGTGCTGCTGCTGGACGACGTGCTCTCCGAGCTGGACGAGCGCAGGCGGGACTTCGTGCTGGGCCGGATCAGCGGCGGGCAGGTGTTCATCACCTGCTGCGAGGAGGAGGGGCTCCGGGGCCTGGAGCAGGGGGCCGTGTTCCACGTACGGGAGGGGGCCATCGTCAGTTAG
- a CDS encoding DUF370 domain-containing protein, whose translation MYLHLGQSVVVPYREVVGLFDLDNTSASHLTRAFLERAEREGRVVNVSDDLPKAFVLCRGRDGVSRVYLSQLSTATLLKRAENGVFE comes from the coding sequence ATGTATCTGCACCTGGGACAATCGGTGGTGGTCCCCTACCGGGAGGTGGTGGGCCTGTTCGACCTGGACAACACCAGCGCCTCCCACCTGACCCGCGCCTTTCTGGAGCGGGCGGAGCGGGAGGGCAGGGTGGTCAACGTCTCGGACGATCTGCCCAAGGCCTTCGTCCTGTGCCGCGGCCGGGACGGCGTGTCCAGGGTCTATCTCTCGCAGCTTTCCACAGCCACTCTGCTCAAACGGGCGGAGAACGGTGTGTTTGAATAA
- the gyrB_1 gene encoding DNA gyrase subunit B, translating into MSEELENGTTQMEQVEHEYGASEIQVLEGLEAVRKRPGMYIGSTSESGLHHLVYEIVDNAIDEALAGYCDDITVKIGEGNIVTVIDNGRGIPVDIQQQTGKPALEVVLTILHAGGKFGGGGYKVSGGLHGVGASVVNALSEWMEVRVYKDGQIYEMKFARGAVTQPLTILGPTDRHGTEVVFKPDPDMFEVTEYNYDTLHTRMREEAFLNAGVRIRTIDERAGQEQSDVMHYAGGIREFVSYVNRNKTALHEEVIYISGQKGDSMAEVAFQYNDSYNELILSFANNVHTPEGGMHEEGFKRALTTTLNAYGQKVGMLKNEEKVSGEDCREGLACIISVKLTDAQFEGQTKAKLGNSEIRTLVMGLVSDKLEEYLEEHPQVGKAILEKALTANRAREAARRARENIRRKNALDGATLPGKLADCYERDAALTELYIVEGDSAGGSAKQGRDSRYQAILPLWGKMLNVEKARADKVYGNDKLTPVITALGAGIGEDFDAEKLRYHKVVIMADADVDGAHIRTLMLTFFFRFMRPLIDKGYVYAAVPPLYKLVRGKVTRVAFSDEERDRVSAEMRGDNMNAKVDISRFKGLGEMNPEELWETTMNPETRTLKRITMEDAVAADEIFTLLMGERVEPRREYIERNAARAVNLDY; encoded by the coding sequence ATGTCTGAAGAACTGGAAAACGGCACGACACAAATGGAGCAGGTGGAGCACGAGTACGGCGCCAGCGAGATCCAGGTGCTGGAGGGGCTGGAGGCCGTGCGCAAGCGCCCCGGCATGTATATCGGCTCCACCTCTGAGAGCGGCCTGCACCATCTGGTCTACGAGATTGTGGACAACGCCATCGACGAGGCGCTGGCCGGCTACTGCGACGACATCACGGTCAAGATCGGCGAGGGGAACATTGTCACGGTCATCGACAACGGCCGCGGCATCCCGGTGGACATCCAGCAGCAGACCGGCAAGCCCGCCCTGGAGGTGGTGCTCACCATCCTGCACGCGGGCGGCAAGTTCGGCGGCGGGGGCTACAAGGTCTCCGGCGGCCTGCACGGCGTGGGTGCCAGCGTGGTCAACGCCTTGAGCGAGTGGATGGAGGTCCGTGTCTACAAGGACGGACAGATCTACGAGATGAAGTTCGCCCGGGGCGCGGTGACCCAGCCGCTGACCATCCTGGGCCCCACCGACCGCCACGGCACCGAGGTGGTCTTCAAGCCCGACCCGGACATGTTCGAGGTGACGGAGTACAATTACGACACCCTCCACACCCGTATGCGGGAGGAGGCCTTCCTCAACGCCGGGGTGCGCATCCGCACCATCGACGAGCGCGCCGGGCAGGAGCAGAGCGACGTGATGCACTACGCCGGCGGAATTCGGGAATTTGTGAGTTATGTCAACCGCAACAAGACCGCCCTGCACGAAGAGGTGATCTACATCTCCGGCCAGAAGGGCGACTCCATGGCCGAGGTGGCGTTCCAATATAACGACAGCTATAACGAGCTGATCCTCTCCTTTGCCAACAACGTCCACACTCCGGAGGGCGGTATGCACGAGGAGGGCTTCAAGCGGGCCCTGACCACCACCCTCAACGCCTATGGGCAGAAGGTGGGTATGCTGAAAAACGAGGAGAAGGTCTCGGGCGAGGACTGCCGGGAGGGCCTGGCCTGCATCATCTCGGTGAAGCTGACCGACGCGCAGTTTGAGGGCCAGACCAAGGCCAAGCTGGGCAACAGCGAGATCCGCACCCTGGTGATGGGCCTTGTCTCCGACAAGCTGGAGGAGTACCTGGAGGAGCACCCCCAGGTGGGCAAGGCCATTTTGGAAAAGGCCCTCACGGCCAACCGGGCCCGTGAGGCGGCCCGCCGCGCCCGGGAGAACATCCGCCGGAAAAACGCCCTGGACGGGGCCACCCTGCCCGGCAAGCTGGCCGACTGCTATGAGCGGGACGCGGCGCTGACCGAGCTCTACATCGTGGAGGGCGACTCGGCAGGCGGCTCGGCCAAGCAGGGCCGGGATTCCCGGTACCAGGCCATCCTGCCCCTGTGGGGCAAGATGCTCAACGTGGAGAAGGCCCGGGCCGACAAGGTCTACGGCAACGACAAGCTCACCCCGGTCATCACCGCCCTGGGGGCCGGCATCGGGGAGGACTTCGACGCGGAGAAGCTGCGCTACCACAAGGTGGTCATCATGGCGGACGCCGACGTGGACGGCGCCCATATCCGCACCCTGATGCTGACCTTCTTCTTCCGCTTCATGCGCCCGCTGATCGACAAGGGCTACGTGTACGCCGCCGTGCCGCCGCTGTACAAGCTGGTGCGGGGCAAGGTGACCCGGGTGGCCTTCTCCGACGAGGAGCGCGACCGTGTCTCCGCCGAGATGCGGGGCGACAATATGAACGCCAAGGTGGACATCAGCCGCTTCAAGGGCCTGGGCGAGATGAACCCGGAGGAGCTGTGGGAGACCACCATGAATCCGGAGACCCGCACCCTCAAGCGCATCACCATGGAGGACGCGGTGGCGGCGGACGAGATCTTCACCCTCCTGATGGGGGAGCGGGTGGAGCCCCGCCGGGAGTATATCGAGCGCAACGCGGCCCGGGCGGTGAACCTGGACTATTAG
- the gyrA_1 gene encoding DNA gyrase subunit A → MAKKDDYQTKDITFPDQKIIEINLEHEMQDAYIEYAMSVIVGRALPDVRDGLKPVHRRILYSMYESGLTSDKPYKKSATCVGDVLGKYHPHGDASVYDALVRLAQDFSMRYPLVDGHGNFGSIDGDPPAAYRYTEARMAKITNELLRDIDKETVDWDPNFDESMKEPRVVPSRFPNLLVNGSSGIAVGMTTNIPPHNLREVINAAICVLDNPEAGLEDLMEHVKGPDFPTRGIIMGRSGIRAAYATGKGHIRVRARTEMEEFGQGRTRIVVTELPYQVNKARLVENIAEQVHDKRLDGISGLRDESDGKKGMRLVIELKKDANPQVVLNRLFSQTQMQTTFAVVMLALVNNQKQPKILTLRQILDEYIEFQKQIITRRTIFDRRKAEERAHLLQGLLIAQDNIDEVIRIIRESYDDARDKLMERFGLSEVQAQAILDMQLKRLQGLEKEKLEAEFEELAKKIAYYNELLSSNELLCQVLKTELTEIRDKFGDDRKTEIGFAEDDIDIEDLIEEEQCVFTLTSAGYIKRTPVSTYRSQRRGGRGITAQSLKEEDVVETLFTASTHDYILFFTNRGRVHRKKGYQIPEAGRTAKGTNIVNVLPVESDEKVTAMIHLREYSDDRYLVMVTRNGTVKRIQLSAINTARKAGIRCITLEEGDDLICVRETDGEQAILIATHEGMAICFKESDVRCMGRDACGVRGIRLRPGDFVVGAARAKYDHQVLMVTENGYGKRTPMDEYIRADGPQNRGGYGLKGYQVTGKTGCVVAVKVVSEEDDILVINDAGVIIRMGAAGVNLYSRTAQGVKIMNLGEGEKVISLARAEKEEEEEIPAEEIALEETGGDAGEQE, encoded by the coding sequence ATGGCTAAGAAGGACGACTACCAGACAAAGGATATTACCTTTCCCGATCAGAAGATTATAGAGATCAACCTGGAGCACGAGATGCAGGACGCGTATATCGAGTACGCCATGAGCGTCATCGTGGGCCGGGCGTTGCCCGACGTGCGGGACGGCCTGAAGCCGGTGCACCGCCGCATCCTCTACTCCATGTACGAGAGCGGACTGACCAGCGACAAGCCCTACAAGAAGTCGGCCACCTGCGTGGGCGACGTGCTGGGCAAGTACCACCCCCACGGCGACGCCTCGGTGTACGACGCGCTGGTGCGTCTGGCCCAGGACTTCTCCATGCGCTACCCCCTGGTGGACGGCCACGGCAACTTCGGATCCATCGACGGCGATCCCCCGGCCGCCTACCGATACACCGAGGCCCGCATGGCGAAGATCACCAACGAGCTGCTGCGGGACATCGACAAGGAGACGGTGGACTGGGACCCCAACTTCGACGAGTCCATGAAGGAGCCCCGGGTGGTGCCCTCCCGCTTCCCCAACCTGCTGGTGAACGGCTCCAGCGGCATCGCCGTGGGCATGACCACCAATATCCCCCCCCACAACCTGCGTGAGGTCATCAACGCCGCCATCTGCGTGCTGGACAACCCGGAGGCCGGGCTTGAGGACCTGATGGAGCACGTGAAGGGCCCCGACTTTCCCACCCGGGGCATCATTATGGGCCGCTCCGGCATCCGGGCGGCCTACGCCACGGGCAAGGGCCATATCCGCGTCCGGGCCCGCACCGAGATGGAGGAGTTCGGCCAGGGCCGCACCCGCATCGTGGTCACCGAGCTGCCCTACCAGGTGAACAAGGCCCGGCTGGTGGAGAACATCGCCGAGCAGGTGCACGACAAGCGGCTGGACGGCATCTCCGGCCTGCGGGACGAGTCCGACGGCAAGAAGGGCATGCGCCTGGTCATCGAGCTCAAGAAGGACGCCAACCCCCAGGTGGTGCTGAACCGCCTGTTCTCCCAGACCCAGATGCAGACCACCTTCGCCGTGGTCATGCTGGCCCTGGTGAACAACCAGAAGCAGCCAAAGATCCTCACCCTGCGGCAGATCCTGGACGAGTACATCGAGTTCCAGAAGCAGATCATCACCCGGCGCACCATCTTCGACCGCCGCAAGGCGGAGGAGCGGGCCCATCTGCTCCAGGGCCTGCTGATCGCCCAGGACAACATCGACGAGGTCATCAGGATCATCCGCGAGAGCTACGACGACGCCAGGGATAAGCTGATGGAGCGCTTCGGGCTCAGCGAGGTGCAGGCCCAGGCCATCCTGGACATGCAGCTCAAGCGCCTGCAGGGCCTGGAGAAGGAGAAGCTGGAGGCGGAGTTCGAGGAGCTTGCGAAAAAGATCGCCTACTACAATGAGCTGCTCTCCTCCAATGAGCTGCTGTGCCAGGTGCTCAAGACCGAGCTGACCGAGATCCGGGACAAGTTCGGAGATGACCGCAAGACCGAGATCGGCTTCGCGGAGGACGACATCGACATCGAGGACCTCATCGAGGAGGAACAGTGCGTCTTTACCCTGACCAGCGCGGGATATATCAAGCGCACGCCTGTGTCCACCTACCGCTCCCAGCGCCGGGGCGGGCGGGGCATCACGGCCCAGTCCCTCAAGGAGGAAGACGTGGTGGAGACCCTCTTCACCGCCTCCACCCACGACTATATCCTCTTCTTCACCAACCGGGGCCGGGTGCACCGGAAGAAGGGCTACCAGATCCCGGAGGCGGGCCGCACCGCCAAGGGCACCAATATCGTCAACGTCCTGCCCGTGGAGAGCGACGAGAAGGTGACCGCCATGATCCACCTGCGGGAGTACAGCGACGACCGCTACCTGGTCATGGTCACCCGCAACGGCACGGTGAAGCGCATCCAGCTCTCCGCCATCAACACGGCGCGCAAGGCGGGCATCCGCTGCATCACCCTGGAGGAGGGGGACGACCTGATCTGCGTGCGGGAGACCGACGGGGAGCAGGCCATCCTGATCGCCACCCACGAGGGTATGGCCATCTGCTTCAAGGAGAGCGACGTGCGCTGCATGGGCCGGGACGCCTGCGGCGTGCGGGGCATCAGGCTGCGCCCCGGGGACTTCGTGGTGGGGGCCGCCCGGGCCAAGTACGACCACCAGGTGCTCATGGTCACCGAGAACGGCTACGGCAAGCGCACGCCCATGGACGAGTATATCCGCGCCGACGGCCCCCAGAACCGGGGCGGCTACGGCCTGAAGGGCTATCAGGTCACCGGGAAGACCGGCTGCGTGGTGGCCGTCAAGGTGGTCAGCGAGGAGGACGACATCCTGGTCATCAACGACGCGGGGGTCATCATCCGCATGGGCGCCGCGGGCGTCAACCTCTACAGCCGCACGGCCCAGGGCGTGAAGATCATGAACCTGGGGGAGGGGGAGAAGGTCATCTCCCTGGCCCGCGCCGAGAAGGAAGAGGAGGAAGAGATTCCCGCGGAGGAGATCGCCCTTGAGGAAACCGGCGGGGACGCCGGGGAGCAGGAATGA
- the rnhA gene encoding ribonuclease H yields MKQVTIYTDGACSGNPGPGGWGAILRYGAFEKELSGGEAHTTNNRMELTGVISALEALKEPCVVELYSDSKYVIDALDKGWAKGWKARGWVKGDKKPALNPDLWERLLALCEFHTVNLHWVKGHAENRYNNRCDELAVAQSRKFK; encoded by the coding sequence ATGAAACAAGTCACCATCTATACGGACGGGGCCTGCTCGGGCAACCCCGGCCCCGGCGGCTGGGGGGCCATCCTCCGGTACGGGGCGTTTGAAAAGGAGCTGTCCGGCGGCGAGGCCCACACCACCAACAACCGCATGGAGCTCACCGGGGTAATCTCCGCGCTGGAGGCCCTGAAGGAGCCCTGCGTGGTGGAGCTCTACTCCGACTCCAAGTACGTCATCGACGCGCTGGACAAGGGGTGGGCCAAGGGCTGGAAGGCCCGGGGCTGGGTGAAGGGGGACAAGAAGCCCGCGCTGAACCCGGACCTCTGGGAGCGCCTGCTGGCGCTGTGCGAATTCCACACGGTAAATCTCCACTGGGTAAAGGGCCACGCGGAAAACAGGTACAACAACCGCTGCGACGAGCTGGCGGTGGCCCAGAGCCGCAAATTCAAATAA
- a CDS encoding transcriptional regulator, with translation MGEFLCKLKEHRIRAGLTQEELAERVGVRRETIIRLEAGRYNPSLKLAIDLSRAVGAPIEALFLFD, from the coding sequence ATGGGTGAGTTCTTATGTAAACTCAAGGAGCACCGCATCCGCGCCGGCCTCACACAGGAGGAGCTTGCGGAGCGGGTGGGGGTACGGCGGGAGACCATCATCCGCCTGGAGGCGGGGCGGTACAACCCCTCCCTCAAGCTGGCCATCGACCTGTCCAGGGCGGTGGGGGCCCCCATCGAGGCGCTGTTTCTCTTCGATTAG